The sequence TGATGAGGCCGGTAACGTGGGGGTTAAGCTTGACGAAGACGCCAAAGCGCTCGACCCTGTCAATCGTTCCCTTGTAAACGTTACCTACTTCGACGTCCTCATAGTCGCAGGTCTTATCGAGGACGTAAACGACCTTATACTTCTTCAGGCACTCCGGACAGACCCAGGTGGTCTCCATGCCCGGTTCCCAGGGCCCCTTCACTTTACCGCAAATGTCGCACGCCAGAACGCGGCCCGTCCCGCCGCAAGTTGGACAGGTGTCGTAAACAGGAACAGTCCCCTTGCCGTGACACTCAGGACAGGGAATTTCGTCAACTTCGTCCTCAACTCCAAAATAATCCAGATTTCTGTAGCCCTTGAGTTTGTCCCCAATCTTGAAATCAGCCGGAACGTAGCCCCATCCCCCACAAACGGGACACTCCTTCTCGCCCACTTTAACTTTTCCAGTCCCATGACACTCGGGACACTCCTTAACCACCATGAGCATCACCTTAGAAACCTCTCGTCTGGGACACCTAAGCAGACGTTAGCTTATAACCTTTTGTCTCCGTATCCCTGAAGAGACCCAGAACACAGCCATCGAGAGCGCATAAAGAGAGGCGTGATGAGGAACGACCACGTGAGAGAGACGTCAAGAAGTTCCCGCTGAATGCATCCCTCAACTTTATAACAGGGACAACCGAAAGATAGAGCGCGATGATGAGTGAATCCAATGCTGATGGGATGATGAGCCCCAAACCTGAGCACGGGATTGACGAAGAGAGGCAGGCTAGAATGGAGAGGCGTCTTGATGAGTTGTACTACAGTATCGAGGAGCTGAAGAGAGAAAACGAGGTCAGGAAAGCCCCGGATAAGCTCGGCTGGGACGACATAGCCCAGGAGATAGTTGGTGCTGTCACTTTTGCCCTCCCGTTTCTCTTCACCGCGGAGCTCTGGGACATAGCCAAGGACATATCCGTCGAGCGCTCCTTTGTGATATTCCTTATGACGCTCGGCCTGGCATACCTGTTCATAGTTAAGTCCCGGATAGGAAACCTAAAGAAGGAGGAGCTGTTCCACATTCCAAAACGACTCCTAACGGTTACGGGAATAGCCTACCTGATATCCGCCCTTTTGATATACATTTACGGGATAAACAGCCTTGCCGACTTCACCCCCGGCCAGTACATCAATGCAACCATACTTGTAAGCACCTTTGCCGTGATAGGTGCCATAACAGTCGATATGG is a genomic window of Thermococcus guaymasensis DSM 11113 containing:
- a CDS encoding DUF2391 family protein, coding for MERRLDELYYSIEELKRENEVRKAPDKLGWDDIAQEIVGAVTFALPFLFTAELWDIAKDISVERSFVIFLMTLGLAYLFIVKSRIGNLKKEELFHIPKRLLTVTGIAYLISALLIYIYGINSLADFTPGQYINATILVSTFAVIGAITVDMVK